One segment of Pantoea sp. Lij88 DNA contains the following:
- a CDS encoding YoaK family small membrane protein: protein MRIGILFPIAIIVAGVGFLAWFIGSGLAMPGS from the coding sequence ATGAGAATTGGAATTCTGTTTCCGATCGCCATCATCGTGGCGGGCGTGGGCTTTCTGGCATGGTTTATTGGCAGCGGCCTGGCGATGCCAGGCTCCTGA
- a CDS encoding ABC transporter substrate-binding protein codes for MKIKIATLALVTAGIALAGSVNAKTLVYCSEGSPENFNPQLYTSGTSVDASAVPVFNRLVDFTPGTTNLVPSLAESWEISPDGTVYTFHLRKNVKFQSNKQFKPSRDFNADDVIFSFMRQMDPKNPYHNVSGGTYSNFESLELSTLIKSIDRVDDHTVRFTLAHPEAPFLADLAWYFASIHSAEYADAMLKAGTPEKVDMNPIGTGPFELVQYQKDSRILYKAFPDYWQGKAKLDRLVFSITPDASVRYAKLEKNECQVMPFPNPADLDKMRANPDITLEQKAGLNTGFLAFNTTKAPTDNVKVRQALAMAINKPAIIEAIFKGTGTVAKNILPPGVWSADKDLKDYDYDPEKAKALLQQAGVKPGTEIALWAMPVQRPYNPNARRMAEMIQSDWAKVGIKANIVSYEWGEYLKRVRSGEHQAALMGWTTATGDPDNFFGPLYSCTSAQGGSNSSKWCYQPFDKLITEARAEPDQGKRTALYLQAQQMMHDQMPAVMIAHSTIFEPVRKSVSGYQVDPFGKHIFYQVDIKQ; via the coding sequence ATGAAAATCAAGATAGCCACCTTAGCGCTTGTTACTGCGGGGATAGCGCTGGCTGGCAGCGTTAACGCCAAAACGCTGGTCTACTGTTCTGAGGGATCACCAGAGAATTTTAACCCTCAGCTCTATACCTCCGGAACCAGTGTTGACGCCAGTGCGGTACCGGTATTCAACCGGCTGGTGGACTTCACACCCGGCACCACGAACCTGGTGCCGAGCCTGGCGGAAAGCTGGGAGATCAGCCCGGATGGCACCGTCTACACCTTCCATCTGCGTAAGAACGTGAAGTTCCAGAGCAACAAACAGTTCAAACCCAGCCGCGACTTCAACGCCGATGATGTGATCTTCTCGTTTATGCGCCAGATGGACCCGAAAAATCCCTACCATAATGTCTCTGGCGGCACCTATTCCAACTTCGAAAGCCTCGAACTCTCCACGCTGATTAAAAGTATCGACCGGGTTGATGACCACACCGTGCGCTTCACGCTTGCCCATCCGGAAGCCCCGTTTCTTGCCGATCTCGCGTGGTATTTCGCCTCGATCCACTCGGCTGAATATGCAGACGCCATGCTGAAAGCGGGGACGCCGGAGAAGGTCGATATGAACCCGATTGGCACCGGCCCGTTTGAACTGGTGCAGTATCAGAAAGATTCGCGCATCCTCTACAAAGCGTTCCCGGACTACTGGCAGGGCAAGGCGAAACTCGACCGGCTGGTATTCAGCATCACACCCGACGCCTCCGTGCGTTACGCCAAGCTGGAGAAGAACGAGTGTCAGGTGATGCCTTTCCCGAACCCCGCCGATCTCGACAAAATGCGCGCCAATCCGGATATCACCCTGGAACAGAAGGCGGGTCTGAACACCGGCTTCCTGGCGTTTAACACCACGAAAGCGCCAACCGACAACGTCAAAGTGCGCCAGGCGCTGGCAATGGCAATCAACAAACCGGCAATCATTGAGGCGATATTTAAAGGCACCGGCACGGTCGCGAAAAATATCCTGCCGCCGGGCGTCTGGAGCGCGGACAAAGATCTGAAAGATTACGACTATGACCCGGAAAAGGCCAAAGCGTTGCTGCAGCAGGCAGGCGTCAAACCGGGGACGGAGATTGCGCTCTGGGCGATGCCGGTTCAGCGACCTTACAACCCGAATGCGCGGCGCATGGCGGAGATGATTCAGTCGGACTGGGCCAAAGTCGGCATCAAAGCCAACATCGTCAGCTATGAGTGGGGCGAATACCTGAAACGCGTGCGCAGCGGCGAGCATCAGGCCGCGCTGATGGGCTGGACTACCGCGACCGGCGATCCGGATAACTTCTTCGGCCCACTCTACAGCTGCACCTCTGCGCAGGGCGGTTCTAACTCCTCAAAATGGTGCTACCAGCCGTTTGATAAGTTAATCACCGAAGCCCGCGCCGAGCCGGATCAGGGCAAACGCACCGCGCTCTATCTGCAGGCGCAGCAGATGATGCATGACCAGATGCCCGCCGTGATGATTGCGCACTCCACCATCTTCGAGCCGGTACGCAAATCGGTCAGCGGCTATCAGGTCGATCCGTTCGGCAAGCATATCTTCTATCAGGTTGATATTAAGCAGTAA
- the rhaR gene encoding HTH-type transcriptional activator RhaR: protein MALILSRDDYFPAATLPVAVAERMPQPSFPPHRHEFSEIVIVWRGNGLHVLNDRPWLITCGDVFYIRDSDCHSYDSVNDLVLDNILYCRDRFGLALDWNQLLPHQDIDEPGCWRLTTRGMALARGVISQLERESRKSDPLSVQLSEALFLQLALILRRHGYAADRPWALPEGEQLDLLMSALQGAIARPFDLAAFCQQNQLSERALKQLFRQQTGMTIGHYLRQLQLCQAKYLLRTQDCLISEVAARCGFDDSNYFSVVFTRDTGLTPSAWRQRFIAPRQALKSTESE from the coding sequence ATGGCGTTGATACTCAGCCGGGATGACTATTTCCCCGCCGCTACTCTGCCGGTGGCGGTGGCCGAAAGGATGCCCCAACCCTCTTTCCCGCCGCACCGACACGAGTTCAGTGAAATCGTGATTGTCTGGCGCGGCAACGGCCTGCACGTCCTCAACGATCGCCCCTGGCTGATAACCTGCGGCGACGTTTTTTATATCCGCGACAGTGACTGCCATAGCTACGACAGCGTCAACGATCTGGTGCTGGATAACATCCTCTACTGCCGTGACCGTTTTGGTCTTGCTCTTGACTGGAATCAGCTGCTGCCGCACCAGGACATAGATGAACCGGGCTGCTGGCGGCTGACGACGCGAGGGATGGCGCTGGCCAGGGGCGTGATCAGCCAGCTGGAGCGTGAAAGCCGCAAAAGCGATCCCCTGTCCGTGCAGCTCTCAGAGGCGCTATTTTTACAGCTGGCGCTGATTCTGCGTCGTCACGGCTACGCGGCCGACCGTCCGTGGGCATTGCCGGAGGGTGAACAGCTCGATCTGCTGATGTCGGCCCTACAGGGCGCGATTGCCCGCCCCTTTGATCTGGCAGCGTTTTGTCAGCAGAACCAGCTCAGCGAACGGGCACTGAAGCAGCTTTTCCGTCAGCAAACCGGGATGACTATCGGTCACTACCTGCGTCAGCTGCAGCTCTGCCAGGCAAAATATCTGCTGCGCACCCAGGATTGCCTGATTAGTGAGGTCGCCGCCCGTTGCGGCTTTGATGACAGTAACTATTTCTCGGTGGTCTTCACCCGTGATACCGGTTTAACGCCCAGCGCCTGGCGTCAGCGATTTATCGCGCCCCGGCAGGCGTTGAAAAGTACCGAGTCTGAATAA
- a CDS encoding LysR family transcriptional regulator, with the protein MLSSEIRYFLAVVESGSLSAASEQLFVAVSAISRQIQRLEAQVGVPLFERHARGMVLNEAGEIFAHHVRKSQLDMEYALAEIKGLKAVRRSLIRIACTDGMAFSLLPGLLAEFRLANPGALFAINVTHSQGVAACVRAGECDVALQFSLQPERSVEVLGSWPAPVLLAMHESHPLASREVTLGDLHRWPLALPGHHTTVRQLFDLSCQMNDCVVEPVLTCDYFATLYHFLLHTPQAVTICSAFTLLFEREAQNLVLRSMGVDQLSQRTLQLQTVSGRQRNAALTLFLQFLQQRLTERDQQVRMG; encoded by the coding sequence ATGTTAAGCAGCGAGATCCGCTATTTCCTGGCGGTGGTTGAGAGCGGCTCGCTGAGCGCCGCCAGTGAGCAATTGTTTGTCGCGGTGTCGGCGATCAGCCGTCAGATTCAGCGGCTGGAAGCGCAGGTCGGGGTGCCGCTGTTTGAGCGGCATGCGCGCGGCATGGTGTTGAATGAGGCGGGTGAGATTTTTGCGCATCACGTTCGTAAAAGTCAGCTCGATATGGAATATGCGCTGGCGGAGATTAAGGGGTTGAAGGCGGTACGCCGCAGTCTGATCCGTATCGCCTGTACGGATGGGATGGCGTTCAGTCTGTTGCCTGGCCTGCTGGCGGAGTTTCGCCTGGCGAATCCCGGTGCGCTGTTTGCGATTAACGTGACACACTCGCAGGGCGTGGCGGCGTGCGTCAGGGCGGGTGAATGTGATGTAGCGCTGCAGTTTAGTCTGCAGCCGGAGCGCAGCGTTGAGGTGCTCGGCTCGTGGCCCGCGCCGGTGTTGCTGGCGATGCATGAGTCACATCCGCTGGCGTCACGTGAGGTGACACTGGGCGATCTCCATCGCTGGCCGCTGGCATTACCGGGTCACCACACCACCGTGCGGCAGCTGTTTGATCTCTCCTGTCAGATGAATGACTGTGTGGTTGAACCTGTGCTGACCTGCGACTATTTCGCTACGCTTTATCACTTTTTGCTGCATACACCGCAGGCGGTGACCATCTGCAGCGCGTTTACGCTGTTGTTTGAGCGCGAGGCGCAAAATCTGGTATTGCGGTCGATGGGGGTGGATCAGTTGAGTCAGCGCACGCTGCAGCTTCAGACGGTGTCGGGACGTCAGCGCAATGCGGCTCTGACGCTGTTTCTGCAGTTTTTACAGCAGCGGCTGACGGAGAGGGATCAGCAGGTGAGGATGGGATAA
- a CDS encoding transporter substrate-binding domain-containing protein, with translation MKKLNALFLALGMMTSVQALAQDLRYGVESQYPPFESRNAKGELEGFDIELGNAICKAGNFSCHWVESSFDALIPALQAKKFDAINSAMNITEARAKSIAFTQPIYRIPTMLVAKNGENLAPTAESLKGKNIGVLQGSIQETYAKKHWETQGVTVTSYQDQNQVYNDMVAGRLDGTLVMSAAGQSGFLDKPQGKGFGFVGKPVEDDAILGSGIGYGLRKDDAKLKQELDAAIAKVQGDGTIKKLAEKYFPGIDVSAKP, from the coding sequence ATGAAGAAACTGAACGCGCTTTTTCTCGCTCTGGGCATGATGACATCGGTACAGGCACTGGCACAGGATTTACGTTACGGCGTGGAGTCACAATATCCGCCGTTTGAAAGCCGCAACGCCAAGGGTGAGCTGGAAGGCTTTGATATCGAGCTGGGTAACGCCATCTGTAAAGCGGGCAATTTCAGCTGCCACTGGGTTGAGAGCAGCTTTGATGCGCTGATCCCGGCACTGCAGGCGAAGAAATTCGACGCCATTAACTCGGCGATGAACATCACCGAAGCGCGCGCGAAAAGCATTGCGTTCACGCAGCCGATCTACCGTATTCCGACCATGTTAGTGGCGAAGAACGGTGAAAATCTGGCACCGACCGCTGAAAGCCTCAAAGGTAAAAACATCGGTGTATTGCAGGGATCGATTCAGGAAACCTATGCGAAGAAGCACTGGGAGACGCAGGGCGTAACGGTCACGTCGTATCAGGATCAGAACCAGGTTTATAACGACATGGTCGCGGGCCGCCTTGATGGCACGCTGGTGATGTCCGCTGCCGGCCAGTCGGGCTTCCTCGATAAGCCGCAGGGCAAAGGCTTTGGTTTTGTCGGCAAGCCAGTCGAAGATGACGCGATTCTTGGTTCGGGCATCGGTTACGGCCTGCGCAAAGATGACGCGAAGCTGAAGCAGGAACTGGATGCGGCGATCGCTAAAGTGCAGGGCGATGGCACCATCAAAAAGCTGGCTGAAAAATACTTCCCGGGTATTGATGTCAGCGCGAAGCCATAA
- the rhaT gene encoding L-rhamnose/proton symporter RhaT codes for MNSAIIAGIFWHFVGAASAACFYAPFKQVKRWSWETMWSIGGLMSWLILPWAVSAILLPDFMAYYSSFTLSQLMPVFLFGAMWGIGNINYGLTMRYLGMSMGIGIAIGITLVVGTLMTPLLQGRFGELFASAGGRLTLLGVLVALIGVGIVSRAGLLKERALGINAEEFNLRKGLVLAVMCGIFSAGMSFAMDAAKPMHQAAANLGIDPLYVALPSYVVIMGGGALVNLGFCFWRLATRPELSVRKDFSVGKSLLIANTAFAVLGGTMWYLQFFFYAWGHARIPVQYDYVSWMLHMSLYVLCGGLVGLLMKEWKSAGRRPVSVLSIGCVVIIIAANIVGLGMAA; via the coding sequence ATGAACAGTGCCATTATTGCGGGTATCTTCTGGCATTTTGTCGGTGCTGCCAGCGCCGCGTGTTTCTACGCGCCGTTTAAACAGGTGAAAAGATGGTCATGGGAAACCATGTGGTCGATTGGCGGCCTGATGTCGTGGCTGATCCTGCCGTGGGCGGTGAGTGCCATTTTGCTGCCGGACTTTATGGCCTATTACAGCAGCTTTACGCTGTCGCAGCTTATGCCGGTCTTTCTGTTTGGCGCGATGTGGGGCATAGGCAATATCAACTACGGCCTGACCATGCGCTATCTCGGGATGTCGATGGGCATCGGTATCGCGATTGGGATTACCCTGGTGGTCGGCACGCTGATGACGCCGCTATTGCAGGGTCGCTTTGGTGAGCTGTTCGCCTCGGCGGGTGGCCGGTTAACGTTGCTGGGCGTGCTGGTGGCGCTGATTGGCGTCGGGATTGTGTCGCGTGCCGGGCTATTAAAGGAGCGCGCACTGGGGATTAACGCGGAGGAGTTTAATCTCAGGAAGGGACTGGTGCTGGCGGTGATGTGCGGCATTTTCTCGGCCGGTATGTCGTTTGCGATGGATGCGGCGAAACCAATGCATCAGGCTGCCGCTAATCTCGGCATCGATCCCCTCTATGTGGCGTTACCCAGCTATGTGGTCATCATGGGCGGCGGGGCGCTGGTCAATCTGGGCTTTTGTTTCTGGCGGCTGGCCACCCGGCCAGAGTTGTCTGTGCGAAAAGACTTCTCCGTCGGGAAGTCGCTGTTGATTGCTAACACGGCTTTTGCCGTGCTCGGCGGCACCATGTGGTATCTGCAGTTCTTCTTCTACGCCTGGGGACATGCCCGAATCCCGGTGCAGTATGACTATGTCAGCTGGATGCTGCACATGAGCCTTTACGTTCTGTGTGGTGGGCTGGTAGGCCTGCTGATGAAAGAGTGGAAGTCAGCGGGACGTCGCCCGGTGAGCGTGTTATCGATCGGCTGTGTGGTGATTATCATTGCCGCCAATATTGTTGGTCTGGGTATGGCGGCCTGA
- a CDS encoding M20 family metallopeptidase: MTEQQAVDQAMHYFDSGEFQQLLARRVACVTESQHASRRAELDHYLQQEIGPQLAKMGFTLHPFDNPQPGSPPFLIATRIEDPLKPTLLCYGHGDVVFGDDENWREGLSPWQLTAEDDRLYGRGSADNKGQHCVNLVALEQVWQARGETLGFNCKILFEMGEEISSPGLAAICQQQQALLEADLFIASDGPRLNALRPTLFLGSRGAANFRLTIRARDNAYHSGNWGGLLSNPGTQLANAIACLVNAQGVLQVAALKPDSLTDAVRAILSDIEVGGMPGDPALAEGWGEPGLTPAERLYGWNTLEVLAFETGNPARPMNAIPGSATAVCQLRFVVGTDWENLVQHLESHLHQHGFDNVKVEFLRGSPATRLDPQDPLVAWTLDTLARSSGKKPALLPNLGGSLPNEVFADILGLPTLWVPHSYPACGQHGVNEHMLNSIAREGLAIMTRLFWQLGEEGEQLMTRHHQWRRGEQ; the protein is encoded by the coding sequence ATGACAGAGCAACAGGCAGTTGACCAGGCGATGCACTATTTCGACAGCGGTGAGTTTCAGCAGCTGCTGGCACGGCGCGTCGCCTGCGTGACCGAAAGCCAGCACGCCAGCAGACGGGCGGAGCTGGACCATTATCTGCAGCAGGAGATTGGCCCGCAGCTGGCGAAAATGGGATTCACGCTGCACCCGTTTGACAATCCGCAACCCGGCAGCCCGCCGTTTCTGATCGCCACCCGCATTGAAGATCCGCTAAAACCGACGCTGCTCTGCTACGGCCACGGCGATGTGGTATTCGGCGACGATGAAAACTGGCGCGAAGGCTTATCGCCATGGCAACTCACAGCCGAAGACGATCGCCTGTATGGACGCGGCAGCGCGGACAACAAAGGCCAGCACTGCGTTAATCTTGTGGCGCTGGAGCAGGTCTGGCAGGCGCGCGGTGAAACGCTGGGCTTCAACTGCAAAATCCTTTTTGAGATGGGTGAAGAGATCAGTTCGCCTGGGCTGGCGGCGATCTGCCAGCAGCAGCAGGCACTCTTAGAGGCCGATCTCTTTATCGCCTCGGATGGCCCACGACTCAACGCACTGCGGCCGACACTGTTCCTGGGGTCGCGTGGCGCGGCGAACTTTCGGCTGACCATCCGCGCACGTGACAACGCCTATCACTCCGGCAACTGGGGCGGACTGCTCAGTAATCCCGGTACCCAGCTGGCGAATGCGATCGCCTGCCTGGTGAATGCGCAGGGCGTATTGCAGGTCGCTGCGCTGAAACCGGACTCACTGACCGACGCGGTGCGCGCCATCCTCAGTGATATTGAGGTGGGCGGCATGCCAGGCGATCCGGCGCTGGCAGAAGGCTGGGGCGAGCCTGGCCTGACGCCTGCAGAGCGGCTTTATGGCTGGAACACGCTGGAGGTACTGGCCTTTGAAACCGGCAATCCGGCGCGCCCGATGAACGCCATTCCGGGCAGCGCCACGGCGGTCTGTCAGCTGCGGTTTGTGGTCGGCACTGACTGGGAAAACCTGGTGCAGCACCTAGAAAGTCACCTGCATCAGCACGGCTTCGATAACGTCAAAGTGGAGTTTCTGCGCGGTTCACCGGCAACACGGCTCGATCCGCAGGATCCGCTGGTGGCCTGGACGCTGGATACGCTGGCCCGCAGCAGCGGTAAAAAACCGGCGCTGTTGCCGAATCTTGGCGGTTCACTACCGAATGAGGTCTTCGCCGATATCCTTGGCCTGCCGACGCTGTGGGTGCCGCATTCCTATCCCGCCTGCGGCCAGCACGGCGTTAACGAACACATGCTCAACTCTATTGCACGCGAAGGCCTGGCGATCATGACCCGGCTGTTCTGGCAACTGGGCGAAGAGGGCGAACAGCTGATGACGCGCCACCATCAGTGGCGGAGAGGTGAACAATGA
- a CDS encoding MFS transporter — MSSIAQTTPQVKPSLHKTLFATCIGNALEWFDIAVYGFFASYIAHVFFPVSDPSVSLLLTFGSFGISFLIRPLGAIVLGNYADRHGRKKALLLSINLMMLGGAIITFMPGYATIGLAAPLLIILARLIQGFSAGGEFGSSTAFLVEHFPERKAFIASWQFATQGASTLMASAFGLGLTHWLSESDIQAWGWRIPFAFGLLIGPLGIYIRRHVQEPASFATQEKEAAPLKTLFGRQKALITLAIGVMVISTAVNYMLNYIPTYATKTLHLPGSVAFTATLIAGIILTVVTPIMGLWAERIGRLPLMWGSLLLLMATIYPAFKWMVDHTTPTTLILLVAWMALLKSVYFSTVPSVMADLFPATTRASGMAISYNVAVTVFGGFAPLICSMLIAATGSSLAPGYYLMGVAVLSGIALLRCSKRVA, encoded by the coding sequence ATGAGTAGCATCGCGCAGACTACCCCGCAGGTGAAACCCAGCCTGCACAAAACGCTGTTCGCCACCTGCATCGGCAACGCGCTGGAGTGGTTCGACATCGCGGTCTATGGCTTTTTCGCCAGCTACATCGCGCACGTCTTCTTTCCGGTCAGCGATCCGTCGGTGTCGCTGCTGCTGACCTTTGGCAGCTTCGGTATCTCCTTCCTGATCCGTCCGCTAGGCGCCATTGTGCTCGGCAATTATGCCGATCGTCACGGCCGTAAAAAGGCGCTGCTGCTGTCGATTAACCTGATGATGCTGGGCGGGGCGATCATTACCTTTATGCCGGGCTACGCCACCATCGGTCTGGCGGCACCGCTGCTGATCATCCTGGCGCGACTCATTCAGGGCTTCTCAGCCGGAGGTGAATTTGGCAGTTCGACCGCCTTCCTGGTGGAGCACTTTCCCGAGCGTAAAGCCTTTATCGCCAGCTGGCAGTTCGCCACCCAGGGGGCCAGCACGCTGATGGCTTCGGCGTTCGGGCTGGGGCTGACCCACTGGCTGAGTGAAAGTGACATTCAGGCGTGGGGCTGGCGCATTCCGTTTGCTTTCGGTCTGCTGATTGGCCCGCTGGGGATCTACATCCGCCGTCATGTGCAGGAGCCCGCCAGCTTTGCCACGCAGGAGAAAGAAGCCGCGCCGCTGAAAACGCTGTTCGGGCGGCAGAAAGCGCTGATCACGCTGGCGATTGGCGTGATGGTGATTTCGACCGCAGTCAATTACATGCTCAACTACATTCCGACCTACGCCACCAAAACCCTGCATCTGCCGGGATCGGTCGCCTTCACCGCCACGCTGATCGCGGGAATTATCCTGACGGTGGTGACGCCCATCATGGGGTTGTGGGCAGAGCGGATTGGCCGGTTGCCGCTGATGTGGGGATCGCTGCTGCTGCTGATGGCGACCATCTATCCTGCTTTCAAATGGATGGTCGATCACACCACGCCCACGACGCTGATCCTGCTGGTGGCCTGGATGGCACTGCTTAAGTCAGTCTATTTCTCCACGGTGCCGTCGGTGATGGCGGATCTCTTCCCGGCGACCACGCGCGCCAGCGGTATGGCGATCAGTTACAACGTGGCTGTGACGGTATTTGGCGGGTTTGCGCCGCTGATTTGCAGCATGCTGATTGCCGCCACCGGCAGCAGCCTGGCGCCAGGCTATTACCTGATGGGAGTAGCGGTGCTGAGTGGCATCGCGCTGCTGCGCTGCAGTAAGCGGGTGGCATAG
- the pepT gene encoding peptidase T: MTDKLESQLTERFFRYLAVSSQSDAKSTTLPSTPSQHAMAELLADELRALGLDEVVIDEHATVTAVKRGNRPDAPRIGFITHIDTVDVGLSPDIHPQILTWQGDDLCLNAEQDIWLRRDEHPEIAPYVGQEVIFSDGTSVLGADNKAAVSVVMTLMANLKGDHGDIVVAFVPDEEIGLRGAKALDLETRFNVDFAWTIDCCELGEVVYENFNGAAAEIVFTGVPAHPMSGKGVLVNPLLMAHDYISLFDRQQTPEHTEGREGYIWFNEIQANASKATLKVSIRDFDLASFAARKQQLQQAAEELAARYPTGEVSITISDIYSNISNALGEDRRAIDLIFSAFAALEIEPKVIPMRGGTDGAALSAKGLLTPNFFTGAHNFHSRFEFLPITSFVKSYQVAEKLCYLAAG; this comes from the coding sequence ATGACAGACAAACTTGAGTCGCAACTCACCGAACGATTTTTCCGTTACCTCGCCGTCAGCAGTCAGAGCGATGCCAAATCCACGACTCTGCCGAGTACGCCGAGCCAGCACGCCATGGCGGAACTGCTGGCGGACGAGCTGCGGGCGCTGGGGCTGGACGAGGTGGTGATTGATGAACATGCTACGGTGACGGCGGTTAAACGGGGCAACCGTCCAGACGCTCCGCGCATCGGGTTTATCACGCACATCGATACCGTTGACGTGGGCTTATCGCCCGATATCCACCCGCAGATCCTCACCTGGCAGGGTGACGATCTCTGTCTGAATGCAGAGCAGGATATCTGGCTGCGCCGCGATGAACATCCGGAGATCGCGCCTTATGTGGGTCAGGAGGTGATCTTCAGCGACGGCACTAGCGTGCTGGGTGCAGACAACAAAGCGGCGGTTAGCGTGGTGATGACGCTGATGGCGAACCTCAAAGGGGATCATGGCGATATCGTGGTGGCCTTTGTGCCGGATGAAGAGATTGGCCTGCGCGGGGCGAAAGCGCTGGATCTGGAAACACGCTTCAACGTCGATTTTGCGTGGACCATCGACTGCTGCGAACTGGGCGAAGTGGTGTACGAGAACTTTAATGGAGCCGCGGCTGAGATTGTGTTTACCGGCGTTCCGGCACACCCGATGTCGGGCAAAGGCGTGCTGGTCAATCCGCTGCTGATGGCCCATGACTACATCAGTCTGTTTGATCGTCAACAGACACCGGAGCACACCGAAGGTCGCGAAGGCTATATCTGGTTCAATGAGATTCAGGCCAACGCCAGCAAGGCGACCCTGAAGGTCTCAATCCGTGATTTTGATCTGGCCAGCTTCGCGGCACGCAAGCAGCAGCTACAGCAGGCGGCTGAAGAACTCGCGGCGCGGTATCCCACCGGTGAGGTGAGTATCACTATCAGCGATATCTACAGCAACATCAGCAATGCGCTGGGTGAGGATCGTCGGGCAATTGACCTGATCTTCAGTGCCTTTGCCGCGCTGGAGATTGAGCCAAAAGTGATTCCGATGCGGGGCGGCACGGACGGGGCGGCGCTGTCAGCTAAAGGGTTGCTGACGCCAAACTTCTTTACCGGCGCGCATAATTTCCATTCACGTTTCGAGTTTCTGCCGATCACGTCGTTTGTGAAGTCCTATCAGGTGGCAGAAAAACTCTGTTATCTGGCGGCAGGTTAA
- a CDS encoding DksA/TraR family C4-type zinc finger protein: MASGWAAEGAVQEQIDSTVNDGIERVRQSIGQGESATECELCGEPIPEARRQALKGVHYCVACQEKIDKQQQTSSLYNRRGSKDSQLR, encoded by the coding sequence ATGGCAAGCGGATGGGCAGCAGAAGGCGCAGTACAGGAGCAGATTGATAGCACCGTTAATGATGGAATTGAGCGGGTAAGACAATCGATCGGGCAGGGCGAAAGCGCCACCGAATGTGAACTCTGCGGCGAACCGATTCCTGAAGCGCGCCGTCAGGCGCTGAAAGGGGTGCACTACTGCGTGGCGTGTCAGGAAAAAATCGATAAACAGCAGCAGACCAGCAGCTTATATAATCGTCGGGGCAGTAAAGACAGTCAGCTGCGCTAA